The Plasmodium gaboni strain SY75 chromosome 5, whole genome shotgun sequence nucleotide sequence TCCCTTTACCACTACAATAAGCAAATCCTGAACTACTAAAAAAGGATATATCACTTCCTATAGTTTTTAAAAAgtcattttcttttaaagGATCCcctttaaaatatttataaaaattattttctaagaaataaaaaactGTAGCACCATTAGATGAACCACCACCAACACCACTAAATATTGgtattcttttatttacatGTATTAAGAATCTTATTTCGTCACTTATATTAAATTCTTCTCTATATCTTTTTAAAACcttaataataatattatcatcatttaGAGGGTAATgattatattcatatgcTAAATTTTCATGTGCTTCAATCATTACATCTtctttcatatttttaaataaacCTTTATCATTCCTATTAAATTCATCTATTTTATAATCTTCTTTTAATGTTTCCTTACctatattttcatcttcTATTCTTACTGTTGTTAAAAAATCTCCAGATTCGCATGGGTGTAAAAAATGTCTCAATTTATTTTGATCTTCTTTCTTCAAAACtcttataaaaatatcatcACCCAAATTTAATGAATGCATTAATGTTGATACTTCATTAtatgtttcttttttttccttcaatcttaaaaataaattaatttttgCAGGAGagaaatattttgaatCATACCAATTAGGACGATCACCTAATAcatctaataataatttctctatttctttattattatttacaacattatttttttcaacaTGATCCTTATTATTTAAACGTAAATATACAAATCCTTTCGTTTTTTTAAcattacatatattttcacctctctttttattaaatataatataaaatttgttattatttgttCTACAGTTATTACATAGTATAAAAAAagcttttttttttaaattattatgtttccttttccttttatatttataatcATTCTTTATTATGTATCCTTTTTCTTTGTTTAAATTATGTTTTGTTATCACATGgacaaaaaataaatgtgtacaaaaaaaataaaataaaacatattttaGGTATAACAACAgattcataatatttaagaaacaaacagaaaaaaaaaaaaaaaaaaaaaaaaaaaaaaaaaaaaaaaaaaaaaaaaaaaaaaaaaaaaaaaaaaaaaaNNNNNNNNNNNNNNNNNNNNNNNNNNNNNNNNNNNNNNNNNNNNNNNNNNNNNNNNNNNNNNNNNNNNNNNNNNNNNNNNNNNNNNNNNNNNNNNNNNNNNNNNNNNNNNNNNNNNNNNNNNNNNNNNNNNNNNNNNNNNNNNNNNNNNNNNNNNNNNNNNNNNNNNNNNNNNNNNNNNNNNNNNNNNNNNNNNNNNNNNNNNNNNNNNNNNNNNNNNNNNNNNNNNNNNNNNNNNNNNNNNNNNNNNNNNNNNNNNNNNNNNNNNNNNNNNNNNNNNNNNNNNNNNNNNNNNNNNNNNNtttttttttttttttatttttaattttattattatttttattttttttttttttttttttttttttttttttttttttatcaaaaaaaaataaaaataaaaaaaatataattttaatataaatatattaatttttttttttttttttaattaaatcaattttttcttttttttttttttttttataattaaatgaatatcAAATAtcacaaatatattttaactatatataaattataagCTCTTgaaaatgattataaaaacatCATTTTCTTTCTCTTGATTAGTGTAAATATCCTCATTTGTATAATCTAATTTGAACATTTTctcttttaattttgtatctttttctattattatatccATTCCTTTGTTatcactttttttttcatccacattatttttattcgTGCGTATGCAGGAAGTATTCTTAactttcattttttttttaatttatcgCACACTTAGGattgtaaatataatgataatatatatatatatatatgtatatatatatatatatatatatatgtatatatttatttatttttatcgACACAACATACACataacataaaatataatttaatcacaaatatatagatatttattatttatataaataaatgcagttgtttctttttttttttttttttataattaaataaatatcaaatatcacaaatatattttaactatatataaattataagCTCTTgaaaatgattataaaaacatataatatcttttataataaacaaatcaatatataaatataaattatatatatatatatatatatatatatatatatttattcattaGTCTctcattaatatatatatatatatatatctaattatattatctctgctattttttttttataaatatataatgttaaatttccaaatgaaaaaaaaaaaaaaaaaaaaaatatacatttttgataatgtttaaaaaaaaaaaaagaaaaaaagacaCACAATACgaaataataagaaaaaaaaaaaaaaaaaatttatcttaaaggatgaaaatattattatatgcaataatatttatatataacaataaatattatggtattataaaaatataaaaatatatatgtgaatatatatatatatatatatatatatataatatttaagATGATGATCTTTTAagatttatttataaatattctgatatttttataatataaaaatatatatggtaataataaatatcaaacataatattctttaaatatatatattatatatatatatatatatatatatatatatattttttatgatgTGTAAAGCTTATTCATTGAGAAGGGTCATATAAAcatgtaaatatattatttatattttatcacatttttaaaaatatcatatatacTATTTCACTctccatattattaatattgttggagaaaagaattaaattttttctatataaattatttaaagCAGTAAAgcaaaataatataaaatcttttttataaataaaagttTTTCAGCTTATTTATAATTGTAGGTAATatgcacatatatatatatatatatatatatatatatatatatatatatgataaatagttcctattttttaaattacACATAAGGNNNNNNNNNNNNNNNNNNNNNNNNNNNNNNNNNNNNNNNNNNNNNNNNNNNNNNNNNNNNNNNNNNNNNNNNNNNNNNNNNNNNNNNNNNNNNNNNNNNNNNNNNNNNNNNNNNNNNNNNNNNNNNNNNNNNNNNNNNNNNNNNNNNNNNNNNNNNNNNNNNNNNNNNNNNNNNNNNNNNNNNNNNNNNNNNNNNNNNNNNNNNNNNNNNNNNNNNNNNNNNNNNNNNNNNNNNNNNNNNNNNNNNNNNNNNNNNNNNNNNNNNNNNNNNNNNNNNNNNNNNNNNNNNNNNNNNNNNNNNNNNNNNNNNNNNNNNNNNNNNNNNNNNNNNNNNNNNNNNNNNNNNNNNNNNNNNNNNNNNNNNNNNNNNNNNNNNNNNNNNNNNNNNNNNNNNNNNNNNNNNNNNNNNNNNNNNNNNNNNNNNNNNNNNNNNNNNNNNNNNNNNNNNNNNNNNNNNNNNNNNNNNNNNNNNNNNNNNNNNNNNNNNNNNNNNNNNNNNNNNNNNNNNNNNNNNNNNNNNNNNNNNNNNNNNNNNNNNNNNNNNNNNNNNNNNNNNNNNNNNNNNNNNNNNNNNNNNNNNNNNNNNNNNNNNNNNNTATATATTgatttgtttattataaaagatattatatgtttttataatcattttcaagagtttataaaataaacatatttataatatattttttatatatgatattaaataaattaaaaaaaaaaaaaaaaagacgaaaatatgtatttatatatattaaagcagaaataaatatatttatgtgtaaaatgtattatagatatatgtgtattttgtgtcgataaaaataaataaatatatacatatatatatatatatatatatatatatatatatatatatatattatcattatatttacaatCCTAAGTGTGcgataaattaaaaaaaaaatgaaagtTAAGAATACTTCCTGCATACACAcgaataaaaataatgtggatgaaaaaaaaagtgatAACAAAGGAATggatataataatagaaaaagatacaaaattaaaagagAAAATGTTCAAATTAGATTATACAAATGAGGATATTTACACTAATCAAGAgaaagaaaatgataaagaaatgaagaataaaatgaatgataaaacaaaaaagaaagagaccaacttaataaaaattaatcAGAACGattatgattataataaagaggaaaataaaaataatataaatgttctaagtgaagaatataaaaataatcatacTATAAACGgacaaaatataaatacaattAATGTACCAcatattgataataaaactatcgaaagtaatataaaaaaaatagaaagCTCAGTCAATCAATTAAACGaaatagaagaaaatattatgaaagATATCAAAGAATGTGATACATTTATAGAATTTTATGATAAATCAAAAACTCTTTTAGACTCTAAAGATTTTAATAGTGATGTAGGAAGAGAAGAAGAAATTGATCAAATTAGAAAAATTTTAATCAGGTGTTCTAATAAATTACAAGGAGAAGGTATATTCTTAACAGGACCAAGTGGACAAGGTAAAACATATAGtatattctatataattaatGAAATAGCtatagaaaaagaaaataataaaaaaaaaaacacaaaccaaaacaaaaataataataataataataatataaacaagaacattaaaaataataacaaaaaaaataacaacaGTGTCattaaaaatgaaacaCAAACTGATAAggtaataaaaaaatatgaacatatCGATTCTTCCTACTTTTATGTTTCATGCTCAAATTGTGAAAGGCCATATGATATTTTCGTAGATATATTACAACAAATTATGAAGAAAGAcaaaaaagatattttatgtaatataaaagaaaaatatcATTTGAATGGATTAGAAGaagtaaaaaaattatttatcaATTATACTAGcaaattaaataatttaaaaattgtTATTGTAGATGAATTAGATTTTATTGCTACTAGAAATGTTAGATTAGAATTAAAGACAAAAACACAAAATAGAAATCAAAATGAAGATGTTGTAAAAGCTTTATTTGAATGTGTTCAAAATCCTAAAAGTAAAATTATTCTAATAGGTATTGCCAATAGTTTAgatttaataaaagattataatcatatgaaaattaatcgaattatatataaaccatataatgaaaaacaatttatgaatattataaagaataaGTTAGATGCACTAGAAGAAGAATTGGTCAATAAACTTTTTAAAGGAGTATCTTTAAATGTACATGTTAGACAAATATCAAATCGTAACGGTGATATACGATCATGTTTTGATGCTATATTAAGAGTATTTTCAGACAAAATTATAGATCTagaagaaagaaaaaaaaacctaataaaattaaaagaagaaattatgatgaatcaaatatttaataaacaagaaaaaagaaatttgtatcttttattaaatgatgaaaatattgtaaaagatataaatagAAGAAGAAACCATGCTTCTAATGAAcaagataataaaaataatgataaacAAACAtgtacaaaaaaaagaggaGCAAATCATTTGGACCAAGATTTGTCATATAATGAAAGAtcaaatgaaaataaaaatgatcACAATTACTATAATACTAGTCCTAGTAatacaagaaaaaaaagtaaaataaataaagaaataaatatagatgattcatcaaatatatttattgaaaataataattatcttaaaaatgatactactattgataatttttttattgaagaaaatattacaCCTATGCCAAATATGAAAGATTATACAAATGATAATGGATTCTATAATAGAGCAAAGTATTTAAAATTTACagatttaaaaaatgaatcATCCTTTGGATATGAAACATTAAGAAAAGaagttataaaaatacaaaataataatgaaacGTTGAGTGAAATATTAATTAGAAAACATTTCCACAcaaataatcataataaaaataataacaataataataataataataataataataataattatgaatataatagTGATGATAATAGATCCTTTTACACCTTTGGTGAATATACACCGAAACAATATTATGAAAGTCCATTTaaagtattatataaaaatgaaataaataatgaaatgCATCAGTTTGAAGATAAagaagatatattaaataatattgatatcgagaaattattaacatttgatgtaattattaataatcaaatacaaaatatacaacacaaatataatacttattcatcatcaaataataataataataatgcAGTTATGATTACagatattaaaaaaattacagACAAAATACCATTAGAAGAACATAAAGATATTCTTCTAAAAATTAAAAGCTTACCtttaatacaaaaattatgtttatatgCATCTTGTAATGTTGTTAATGATACACACTTAAATGATTATCAAGATGAAGAACATGaacatttaataaaaaataaaatacaaaatattgAAATCACATATACAGATATACAAAAAGGTTTTAGAAACTTATGTAGTAACCTATCAGAAACTAGTTATATTAAAGATATTCTAGAAGGAAATACTATGGATCAATCTATTGAACATTTTGAAGAACTTGGTATATTAATcaattcaaaaaaaaatcaaaaaataaaagaaaaaaaaaatattaaagtACCAAAAGGATTAACTCCAAGATTTGCTAATCtcaaaaataataaaaacttCTCATcacaaaataaattaaattctatatattattttaatcTTCCTGTTTCGGTTATTAAGCAAACATTAAAGGAAATTTCTTCTATCCTTTCAAGTCTAGATAGAAATGCAaacttttaaaaataaataaatatatatatatatatatatatgtatatatattttacttttatattaattaaattatcttattataaaatgCACACTAACATGTCCACActggaaaaaaaaaatatatgaattttaCATGACAATATAGTTTTTATATCAATCATATTNNNNNNNNNNNNNNNNNNNNNNNNNNNN carries:
- a CDS encoding hypothetical protein (conserved Plasmodium protein, unknown function), producing the protein MKVKNTSCIHTNKNNVDEKKSDNKGMDIIIEKDTKLKEKMFKLDYTNEDIYTNQEKENDKEMKNKMNDKTKKKETNLIKINQNDYDYNKEENKNNINVLSEEYKNNHTINGQNINTINVPHIDNKTIESNIKKIESSVNQLNEIEENIMKDIKECDTFIEFYDKSKTLLDSKDFNSDVGREEEIDQIRKILIRCSNKLQGEGIFLTGPSGQGKTYSIFYIINEIAIEKENNKKKNTNQNKNNNNNNNINKNIKNNNKKNNNSVIKNETQTDKVIKKYEHIDSSYFYVSCSNCERPYDIFVDILQQIMKKDKKDILCNIKEKYHLNGLEEVKKLFINYTSKLNNLKIVIVDELDFIATRNVRLELKTKTQNRNQNEDVVKALFECVQNPKSKIILIGIANSLDLIKDYNHMKINRIIYKPYNEKQFMNIIKNKLDALEEELVNKLFKGVSLNVHVRQISNRNGDIRSCFDAILRVFSDKIIDLEERKKNLIKLKEEIMMNQIFNKQEKRNLYLLLNDENIVKDINRRRNHASNEQDNKNNDKQTCTKKRGANHLDQDLSYNERSNENKNDHNYYNTSPSNTRKKSKINKEINIDDSSNIFIENNNYLKNDTTIDNFFIEENITPMPNMKDYTNDNGFYNRAKYLKFTDLKNESSFGYETLRKEVIKIQNNNETLSEILIRKHFHTNNHNKNNNNNNNNNNNNNNYEYNSDDNRSFYTFGEYTPKQYYESPFKVLYKNEINNEMHQFEDKEDILNNIDIEKLLTFDVIINNQIQNIQHKYNTYSSSNNNNNNAVMITDIKKITDKIPLEEHKDILLKIKSLPLIQKLCLYASCNVVNDTHLNDYQDEEHEHLIKNKIQNIEITYTDIQKGFRNLCSNLSETSYIKDILEGNTMDQSIEHFEELGILINSKKNQKIKEKKNIKVPKGLTPRFANLKNNKNFSSQNKLNSIYYFNLPVSVIKQTLKEISSILSSLDRNANF
- a CDS encoding putative 4-diphosphocytidyl-2-C-methyl-D-erythritol kinase, whose protein sequence is MNLLLYLKYVLFYFFCTHLFFVHVITKHNLNKEKGYIIKNDYKYKRKRKHNNLKKKAFFILCNNCRTNNNKFYIIFNKKRGENICNVKKTKGFVYLRLNNKDHVEKNNVVNNNKEIEKLLLDVLGDRPNWYDSKYFSPAKINLFLRLKEKKETYNEVSTLMHSLNLGDDIFIRVLKKEDQNKLRHFLHPCESGDFLTTVRIEDENIGKETLKEDYKIDEFNRNDKGLFKNMKEDVMIEAHENLAYEYNHYPLNDDNIIIKVLKRYREEFNISDEIRFLIHVNKRIPIFSGVGGGSSNGATVFYFLENNFYKYFKGDPLKENDFLKTIGSDISFFSSSGFAYCSGKGNNVTDLKNIEANIKDKDIYLFKIDDGLSSKLVYKNVDYKKIVQYNPVNLLKCLINTPENDDIIKQIEEKEKNFVNTFIPLDNRDNLQNIFVNDLEHSAFYIIKKLQDLKEYLRNQNMFDVVSMSGSGSSLFALSNKKKSQTHEISSSYQKEGIKKLINDIKIKFNMNVRVYLCDALRKAHNAWYDPTKLAHEFK